The genomic segment tttttttgtagagacaggttgttgctttgttgtccaggatggtctcaaactcctgggcttcaagtgatctcctggcttggccttccaaagttctgggattaagtgtgagccactgtacctggccaacaACACCATTTTTAATGACAgcctcatttttaattatttctggttttaatttgacctatttaaaatttgaaacatgCATGGAATTATGTTGCCTGAATATCTGTTTAACCCATCCTCAATTTTTAGACActtgttttcagtatttttctatTGATATTATTATGAGTATCACTATAGATAAGTGTTTTCATATACCAGTgtgtatttttttgaaataaattcttATATGTTTATGGTGTCACAATACAtatacaattttttgtttgtttgtttgtttttaagacggagtcacattctgtcacccaggctggagtgcagtggcgcgatcttagctcactgcaacatccgcctcccggtttcaagcaattctcctgcctcaccctcctaagtagctgggactatgggcgtggGTCActgcgcctagctaatttttgtatttttagtagagacagggtttcaccatgttggccaggctggtctcaaacacctgaccccaggtgatctgcctgcctcggcctcccaaagtgctgggattacaggcgtgaggtgTGATTGTATATGTAGGCACCCAGCCCTACATGCACAATTTTAAGGCCTTTGCCAAGTGGCTTTCCGGAAGTCTGTCATTTTCAATTCTCACAGCAGTATGTGAATAAGCATATCCATCTATGTGAATAAGTGTATCCAGCACTATACCTTAtcgttttaaaatattttgtttgatgcaaaaaaaaaatgttattttgatgtacattttcttcattgttagTGAGATTAAactttcttagattttttttagaACTCCAAGATGGTTGTGTTCACATTTATGTCtattaaatatctatttaaagTTTTCTGTAAGCAATCAGATAACCAGATTTAGTGAGAATTGTACATCAATAGAGTCATTGAGATTCTGGGTAGATTCTAATGTGAGGTTCACTGCTTCTGTGTTTCGGGTGCTATGAGTAAAAACCCCTTTTCAGATAGGAGCACTCAAACATCAAAGGCAAAGTGGGTATAGTTAGCGTAATGGACAGAAAGTCATGGCAACAATTGGAATAATCTGAGTTATTCAGTCATATGGTGTTTGCTAGTTGATCATGGTGTTGTCTAGAAGTGAAATAGATAGCAAGCCTGCTAAAATCTTACTTGATTTGTATAAGCAGAAAGTTCTGTCAAGTGAATAAAAGTTGAGCTTGCATCATAAAAACAGAGAGTCCTGGCCCTTCAATTCTCACACTTGAGCCTTTGTAGACCCAGGAACCCTTGAATGAAGGAAAGGGCAGATGCCCTCAATGAAAAACCCTAGTATGCTACCTAAAATTTAtactgttaatctttctcccagCCTTCCACAAAGGGAACCATGGCCTTTCTCAGGGTAACAGTTCCGCATGTGcactggggaaaaggaaataatcacCCCTTTTGGGACTGCTGGACACTGGTTCTAAATGAACACCAATTCTAGAAGACCCAAAACATCACTGTGGCCCTCCAGTTAGAGTAGGGGATGGGGTCAGGTGATCAAtagagttttagctcaggtccatCTCACAGTGGGTCCAGTGGATCCCTGAATACTTCCTGTGATTATTTCCTGAATTCCAGAGTGCTTAACTCAAATTAACACACTTAGCAGCTGACAGAATCCCCGCTTTAGTTCCCCAACATGTGAGTTGAGGCTATTTTGGTAGAAAAGGCCAAGTGGAAGCCATTAGAACTGCCTTTATCTGGGAAAATAGTAcatcaaaaccaaagacaaaccAGAAGTCTTTTTCATTGACTTACAGGTTTGTAGCTATTCTGTAGAATTGAGGAAACCCAGTGACTAATTTCTATCTAAGTGCACTATGCCTGTGATGTGACAACTTTTATAATCTTCCATATGTGTGAGCAGAATCTCTGggcattattttctaaaaagacaCAGAAGCTTCAGAACTATCTCCTTGTAGTGACCAATGCTTTGTCTTCTGAAACTAAGTAGTTTTGGGAAAATGTTACCAGTATGTTTAATATTTAGTTTGGAATATTATAATTTGGAGTCAACAGGCCCACAATAAAATTATTAGTGTATTGGGGAgagtcttaattttcttttttgtttctagaAACCACCAAGTTTTACATGACAGAGATAATCATTCAGTCATCTGAGAGGAGTTTCCCCATCATACCAAGGTACAAATAGcaaattacatttatttgtaatttctttttttcccctattcagaccttttttttatttttaattttttggttttgaatttattttttattttaataggtttttggGAACAGATGATGTTTACTTACATGaatagtgatgatttctgagatttgggtgcacccatcacccaatcAGTCAGTGTTCACTGTactcaatgtgtagtcttttatctcttacCTCTCCCCCCGCCTTTTCCCtaagtcctcaaagtccattgtattattcttatgcctttgcatcctcataacttagttcccacttatgaaggagaacatatgatgtttggttttccattcctgagttatttcaattagaataatagtctccaattacATCCAGGATGCTGTGATTGCCATTATTTCGTTCCTTTTTGTGGCTAAGTAGTATTGCATGGTATATATTTGTAATTCCAAATTTAGGAAAAAGGAAGTACAATTGATGATATGggaattcatttttattcatacctttctttatttggaaaaggaaagagaaagcctTTTAGATAGTTGAACCAAACCACACATATAAAAGAtttgaggatttaaaaaaatgttttgctcCATATAGTGCTGTAGACAAATGTGCTCTTATAAATCTTCTAATTCTGAAAGTTTTCTATGCTTATTTCTATGTGCCAGATATCTAGAATTTTATCACCTAGTCACCAATAAGTTTTTTGAATAGcttctggttttaatttgaattatttaaaatttgaaacataGGTCAGTTTCAAATGACTCctgtgttttaaaaacatggtaCTTAGCCCCTAAATCTattagtgtttttatttctttgactcTTTTTAGTTTGCAAACAAGTTAACCATGATATGCCTTTATTCCTGTTTATTTGTTGATATCCTAAAATTATGGCAATCTGAGTATAGCCTTGAACTTTATCGTTATGTAAATACTTGGATTCTGTACCTCAGAGCTGACACTTTAGGGACACTTTCCatccaaatggaagaaaatgtagaCAATACTGTCTGATGTTTGGAAGGAAATTTCTTGCCTCCTTTTGTAAGTTAGTTATTCTCTGTTTAATATGCTACAGCACAAATGGAGTATTGACTTGTTCTAACATGGTATTTTTTTATTCAGTAGGGGTGAATAGTTAGGTTTGGTGTGGAAAGTGTATTAAGGATTGGAGAATAGATTTGAAGAAGAATGGAGCAAAGCTGAATACATTAAACTATATTAAAATCCACATCAATGTGGATTGTGAGGGAATGAGCAGTACATAGAAAAGTCTGGAATGTGGATGTCTCTGCCTTTTAGGTACCCTGTGGGTATTTTTGCTTATCTTACCAGTTAGAGTTATTATGAGACACACGTTTTGAAAATTGATTTCTGTTCAAACAGGTCTCAGTTTGTCCAGAGCGTGATCACCCAGTGTCTGGTGCAGCTCTCCTCTGCTAGAAGTACTTTTAGATTCAGGATTCAAGGTCAGGACGACAAAGTGTATATCTTggtaagaaattattttatccaGCTTTTGTAGCCTAGGAATCCAAGGTCTCAGAATTctttagttttttcatttttttttcttaattctcagGTGTGGAAAATAAGtgattaaaaatgttaatatcaggctgggcatggtgacttatgcctgtaatcccagccctttgggaagccaaggtagggggatcacttgaggtcagtagttcgagaccagcctggccaacatggggaaaccccatctctactaaaaatacaaaaattagcctggtggatggcccatgcctgtagtcccagctactcaggaagctgatgcaggagaatcgctcgaagtcgggaggtagaggttgcagtgagccaagatggtgccactgcacttaagcctgggtgacagagcaagactccatcttaaaaaaaaaaaaaagttaatatcaGTTTAATTCATAAATCAAACTCCCTTAATTTAATAGCAGATGATCAAGTGCCTCTATGTACTAGTTACTAGGGATACAGAGAAAATTCCTGATTCCTGCTATTTAGAAGCTCATACCACaaaatcagggtttttttttctttgttttgagatggagtctcgctctgttccccaggctggagtgcggtgacacgatcttggctcactgcaagctcagcctcctgggttcacgccattctcctgcctcagcctcccgagtagctgggactacaggcacccgtcaccacgcccagttaatttttttgtagagatggggtttcaccgtgttagccaggatggtctcgatctcctgacctcgttatccacctgcctcggcctcccaaagtgctgggattacaggcatgagccactgcgcctggccaaaatcaGATTTTTTACTCTCAGTTTGtaatggctttttttttggtcactatAACACTATTCtgtctcacctttttttttttttttttttcctatttcgtACTCTTATGTTTAGAATATGTCCTATTgctcctgtttgttttttgtttttttgagataaggtcttactctgtcacacaggctggagtgcagtggcaggattatggctcaccacagcctcgacttcccaggctaaagtgatcctcccacctcagccttctaaatagCTGAGACTCCAGGCCTACTCCACCATTcccaaacaattttttaattttggagatgaggtcttgctatgttgcccaggctggtcttgaactcctgggctgaggtaatcctcccactttggcctcccaaactgttgggattatagtgggattacaggcatgagccaccatacctggacttcttttgttgtttttagttgCTCTGATTCTGTGATATTTGAGAAATAGTGGCAATTTTTGAGGAAGAGGCTTTGTGGCTAACAATCATCCCAGCATGTACTACTAGAGCCTAATATTAcactgcctctattaaaaatagtgtCCTTCAGAAACAAATTTTGAGCATTTATCTGGATAACCAAGAATCATAGCCCAAATATCCTCTCTACTTCTACATCTATTTTATTCAACCAGTAAACATGTATGGAGCACTTCTTATATGATAGACACTGTTCCAGGTGCTCAAGGTAGAGCCCAAATGCCTTTATGAAACTAAAAAGCTAATATGGAAACATAGTAACAAAAAAGAGGGAAGGGCCTGAGGTTGCTGTTAGGTGTGACTCTGTAGCTGGCCATCCCTTATGAGGACCCTATGCTCTTCTAATTGTAGATAATTTCTatgaaaacctaaaatattttctgactgATTTTGATACTAAATATACCTCACAGTTATCTGAAatcagttttagtttttattttattctaagattTCAAATTGAAAATCAGGAGTAGGAACTTCTGAAACTTTCTAAcatatatttagatttttcttttttataaaatattcttgaaaCACAATCAGGGACCATGAAGAACATAAAATGTTCCTTTTCTTGCCTTGCTATATCATACTATTCAGGGGGCAATCAGTAATAACAGTCTGATATGtgtacttcattatttttattctttccatatacgactatatatatgtacactcACAGGTGTTTatctatttgtaaaaaaaaaaaaaaaaccagtatcaTATGATTAGTGTTTTTCTGCAACCTGCTTGCTTCACAGTATGTATCTTGAGGATTGTTTTTGTTAGTTTAAATGTAGGTCTGGCTCTTTAATGACTGGAATTTTGCTGTATGACTGATAAGACTGAACTGCAATGAAAATAATCTTTGCCTGTATCTTTTAGTACTTCTTTATAAATGGATCTTTCTAATGTAATATAGTATTAGAATTTGTGTATTTGAAACTCAGGTAATTATCACCTTGCAAAaaaagttgtactaatttatctTTTATAGTAGTCATTCTTGGTGTGCCACCCAGACCCCATACTGGGTTGATGCACCCATTCCCAGCTGCTGACAGTGTTGGCTAATAATGGCTCACAGCTGCCCCCTTCTCCAGAGACTTCCTTTTCAGATGACAGGGGTTGCCTTGCCCAGAAGTTACCTGTCTGCCACAATCCCATCTCCCTGACTTACCCCTTCTTGGTCAGCCCACTGCCAGTGATTTGATCCTGGGGCACAGAAAGCTAGGGACTCTTGTCTCAAAGTAGAACAAACTCTGTAGGTGGGATTCATGCTGTAGAACTCCCCCATTGATCAGGCCAAAACCAGACTCCAGATGATTCTATATCCTTAATTAGCTCTTTCCCCTTCCTTATCCCATTTCCTTCACTTTTCTCCTGTGAGTTCTCCCTCAGTGAATCACATGCATCCAAATCCCAAAACACTTTACCAGCAGTGTATTGGAATGCCCACTTCAAACCCCTTTTCTGAACTAGATGTTATCAATCCTTTTATATTTGCCAATCTGATCAATGAAAAATGGTGGCACACAATTTCACATTTATTAGTTACATTAACATTctaatatatgtttatgtatcttttatttcttctgttaattctgttcatattctttgcctgTATTTCTCTCGGGCTGTTTTACCTCCTTACTGAAGCTCTGTATATTATAGATAATAACGTTGTTACTTATGCGTATTTTCTCTGAgtcagttgtctttttttttttttaactttatgtcaATTGCTCTACCAAGTGTTATATTTTGAAAGGCCTACCTAGCTTTAAAATTATGTACATGattctcatatttattttttctgggattttcatagtctcttttttgtttttgaaaagtcaTAAGATGTGGATAAGGTGACAATATTCTTATACTTGGACTTTCTCTTCACATCTTTAGCTGTGGCTTTTAAATTCAGACAGTTTGGTGATTGAATCATTGAGAAATTCTAAATATATCAAAAAATTCCCATTGTTGGAAGACACATTGAAAGCAGATTCTAGTTCTGCCTGGAGTGCTATCAAGGTCCTCTACCAGCCATGCATCAAAAGCAGGAATGAAAGGTAAGTTGTGCATTTGTTTTCTCATCCACattatgttttatcttttgttgTCATGTTGGTGTtaagaaattaatgaattaaatgcCACTATACCCCTTCCCTGCTTGAAGCTTCTAGGAGCCATACTGCTAAatattatatgtttaaaataggTTGAATTATTACAGATGATTCATGCTAATATGCAGAAAGCTTGCTTttaccaaaaattatttttttttcttgtaatctAAGCTGTCTGTACATATGGCTGCAGTACTAAATCCGACTTCAACAGTGATGAATATTTACCAATAAGCACTTTCCAGGCATCAGGATACAATAATGAACAAAACACAGCCCCTACCTCTTAGCATTGTTGTTCTAATGGGGGAAGGCAGACCATAAACAAAACAGATTCTTATGTctcttactatgtgtcaggcactcaTCTAAGAACTCATAGGTCATTTAAGCCTAACAACAACCTGTgtggtaggtactattatcatccCCACTTTAAAGATAAGCACACTAAGATACTGGTAGTAAATTACTctagtgaaaaatgaaacaaggtAAGGTAGTTGGCGAGGGGTAGGATGGGAGTAGGATGTTGTCATTTTATATTGCAAAGTCAGGAAAG from the Macaca mulatta isolate MMU2019108-1 chromosome 4, T2T-MMU8v2.0, whole genome shotgun sequence genome contains:
- the UBE3D gene encoding E3 ubiquitin-protein ligase E3D isoform X7 codes for the protein MCCVSSDNHCKLEPKANTKVICKRCKVMLGETVSSETTKFYMTEIIIQSSERSFPIIPRSQFVQSVITQCLVQLSSARSTFRFRIQGQDDKVYILLWLLNSDSLVIESLRNSKYIKKFPLLEDTLKADSSSAWSAIKVLYQPCIKSRNERLVSLWESDISVHPLTLPSATCLELLLILSRSNANLPSSLRHMNSFQAEEPHSMTTTTRNPWGVLPSYC
- the UBE3D gene encoding E3 ubiquitin-protein ligase E3D isoform X9, producing the protein MCCVSSDNHCKLEPKANTKVICKRCKVMLGETVSSETTKFYMTEIIIQSSERSFPIIPRSQFVQSVITQCLVQLSSARSTFRFRIQGQDDKVYILLWLLNSDSLVIESLRNSKYIKKFPLLEDTLKADSSSAWSAIKVLYQPCIKSRNERLVSLWESDISVHPLTLPSATCLELLLILSRSNANLPSSLRHMNSFQVAFLKM
- the UBE3D gene encoding E3 ubiquitin-protein ligase E3D isoform X8; translation: MCCVSSDNHCKLEPKANTKVICKRCKVMLGETVSSETTKFYMTEIIIQSSERSFPIIPRSQFVQSVITQCLVQLSSARSTFRFRIQGQDDKVYILLWLLNSDSLVIESLRNSKYIKKFPLLEDTLKADSSSAWSAIKVLYQPCIKSRNERLVSLWESDISVHPLTLPSATCLELLLILSRSNANLPSSLRHMNSFQVQKLSHRSTTCPSSHS